Genomic DNA from Hordeum vulgare subsp. vulgare chromosome 2H, MorexV3_pseudomolecules_assembly, whole genome shotgun sequence:
TTTAATTGTTTTATCTAGGTTCACACGTTTAGCATTGTTTCTTCCTGAGATTAGCACATTCATCTTTTTACTATTAATTAGCTTGTCACATCAGATTTTTTATCTATGTAACAGTCTTAGCACCGGTATAAGATGGAGCATTGAGAGTAGCACGAGGAGGTGGAAAAAGGCGTCCGTGCAGGACAGGGTGACAACATTGGTGGTCGCCGGAATCGAAAATGTGCCAGCACGGCTCGAGGGAAATTTCATGGGTGGTTGCAAATGCACGCTACGGGTTTTGGAATTTGCGGCAGCCACATTGCGCTGTAAATATGCAATGCGAGGGGCTAATTTAGTAATTTTTTGGGCTGCCTTACTTTTTCTGTAGCACTGCGTGCAGATACATAATGCGTTGGAGCATCAATTTTGCCCCCAAATGCCCTAAAATCAGCTTTTCGGTCATCCACCCTATTATACATCATGTGTTAGACATGCTCGAAAATCAGCCTTCCGGTTATCCACACTATTATACATCATATGTGTTAGACATGCTCGAAGTGGTAGTATAACGACATATGCACGAAATCCATAGAATCGAGTTTGGTTTCGCAACGATTTCTAGAGAACGCAATCTGCACTCCGAAAATAGCTAAATATGAAACTTGAATTGCATTTCTATATTTTAGTATTGTTTCTTCTTTTCAAGTGATTTTCTAAATTTTACCTGTGCCTACGCAACAGAACCCACACGCACGACACGCCGGGGAGTGTTGAATCAACTCATTTGATCGTAAGCCACGTGGTTGAGGGTTTCGCCGTTTCTTTTTGACATTTGGACCATTGCTCTCTGAAGTTCAACAGAGTAGGCAAACCGTACGCATCTGACGACACATGGTTAGGTCGGTGTTTGGCAACTTTGCGTAATATGCTTCTTGATCTGGATCAAGAGGACTACCTGAGAAAGACATAACTTGTGTTTTACTTCGCCTGGTTGCCACCACACATGGACACATGACACACCCAACCAGTTGAGATTTCTTTAATACCTTACACACGAACGTCACCCGGCAGTGTACAGCATGTGAATGGAGGAATATTCTACTATTCAAGTAAAGTAGTTCTTACACCCATATTCCACTGTTCAGCATCACGCCAATGTACAATTTTCATTTTATATGTATACTACAGCAGTCGCAGGATTCAAAGTTTCTATCAGTCAAACACCATTTTTATTCTATATGCACTACATCTGACAAATACAAATGCACCAGAACTAGCATGACACCCATTCTATTGTGCAGTGAGCAGAAGCAGAGTAGCACAAAGGAACCTACTTGTTCACATCATCGCTCGACCCATAGCTTGGATTACTTGCGAAATTgagcccagcaaaccaagcaacgCGCATCAACTGAATTCCAAGGACCAGCACCCACCAGGTCACCAAGCCACGGAGACTCTGCACCATCCACCCAGGGGCAGCGATCTCGCCGGCCAACTGGAGGCCCCTCATCAGCTGTAGCACCCGGTAGCCCTCGTAAACGACTGGGGCCACCAACCAAACCGGCGATTTCCAGTGCCATGTAAGCGTCTCGGTCAGCATCTGCACTGCAAGTAGTAATAGATATGGCCCAAGCAGCACCAAGAACGGGATGAATGGTAGATGCGGCTGCAGAGCTCCCCGGTGAGACGCGAAAAGCAGGGCCAAAGGAGCAACGAAGCCCAATATGCTGGCAATTAGATTCCACATTCTGTAAGAAGTTGGGATCTGCCTTGTCAGGTCGAATGAATTGTTCTCCGGACGCCCACACGCGTCGGCCATAAGGAAAAACAGCATTGCTCCCATGTTAAAGATGCAGTCGAGTCCCACTAGGGATAAAAGGCCAGCGATGTTAGGGCCAAGGAACACTGAAGGCAATGGCAGCCACAAAGTTGGAACTATACCGGTAACCAACAGAACCGAAGGCCCTAACAGCCACATTGGCAGTTTAAATGTTGCTAGCTGCCTAGAAGGTTCATTCTGCACGTCCACAACATCCTGATCACTCTGGAGGATTGGAATTTCTGGAGCTTCTTCTGTATCAATAGCTTCAACAACATTTGTTCCCATGATAATGCTGGCATCGTCCTCTGCAGAAGCATACGGAAGAGAGGCCTCCCAAGGCAAATTCTTAGTGCATCGCAATGCAATGTTTTTAAAATGGCCTGACTGCAAGGGGCTCCAATGAAGCGACCTGGGCAATCTCGTAAGTCTATTCTCATGGACCTGCCTCCTAACATATGCTCTGTTTAGTTTTATCTGTGAACAAAGCAAAGAAGCCATGGTACAGGACGTCGAATTCCAACACtgcaaaagaaataaagaagTGAAACAAATTAGTGCCGCCGATGTATGGACCGAAGTGAGGTATCTAGCAGTTAAGATAACTCAAACACAGGCTAACAATGAAATGCAATACAATTAGATGTCAGGTTGACAAGAGTAAAACAAACTCAACACTTAGATCTAGTAGTTAGCTTAGACGCTTGCCCTTTTATGTCTTGGTACTGAACCATTTATTAGATGGTACTTAACCAAAGATTATCAGTCCATGTTATGAAAGGAGAGCGTCAAAGAAAAAGTAATGTCACAACGACTAACTGCAGAATCCACAGGCAGATCAAATATTCGACGATGGACAGAAATTCATGATTGCAGTTACTGGTTTGAGATACTGCTTATTTAACAGATTTTTTTAGTAAAGAACTGCAGCTTCAGCTCTTATGATTGTTTTTGCTACCTGATAATTATAACTTCTAACTGGAAGCATACTTTGACTACCGAGATAGGAAACATGGTAAAAATGCAGCCAAAAGATGGAACTCAGCTGCACCTTATTACAGACAAGTTGCTACCAAACCTAAAGTTCGACAAGAGTCGAGTAGGCTAACTATATGCCTCTAAAGCTCCAAGTACAAGACAGAAGCCAAAGACAAATACTAAGCACTTAGGAATAACCTTATaaattgcaagaattatatagcaTACATGAGATTTAACATGTcgtaaatacaacaaaaaatataGAGTATGTATGAGTTATAACCCTAGACATATAAACTCCCCCGCTTAAATTACATGAAATTCAAGAAAgtagtacttcctccgtcacggtttagaaggcacgcttgaaATATCTTTGGGACCAAGGtagtcatcgattggttgtgagatgtagcaggtgtaaatgctaatgcgcctaatcaaccgagaaaatactagtactaatgtgtgagcagcaaattgagagggcgcatgcatgagtagtactagtactaactaataggagtaattgctttcgcgccttaaaccttgtctattttggaaacgcacgcaagtttaactgtgccttctaaaccgtgacggagggagtaactaGTTAGGCCTGAGTTTAACAATTCAAGGAGGTATGAAGATGCTACTTTACACAGACCTAAAGTTCAATCCCTTCAGTGCGGACACAATCTGTAGAAGGGTTGTCGAGGTTCCCAAGCTATTTAACACATCTATGCAGCAAGTGTGTCCTTTTGCATAACTTCGAGCAAGCTCTGTTCTAGCAGATTCGCAAAAAGCTCTATACCCACATAACCAAAATGGAAAACCAAAATACCCATATCGGTTGACTACACAGTATGCGCATCTAGCCATGCCTGATGGCAAAACCTACATCCAATAACATGTGCTAGTACTCAACAGGTCACCAGTGCAGTAACCACTAACCATGATCCTTGAGCAACCGAACCTCACAAACCACAAGAGTATACAGCTACGAGGTAACTCAAAACACCCCCCGCGTTCCCCTTCTCGAAATTCAGCGGTAAACGCAACGCAGGCGTCGGAGACGCCGAGAGCACTTCTAAACATTCCCAAAGCCTCGAATCCGATCAGATCCGCAGGTTTCGCTCGAGCGCTGCTACCTTGCTGGGACCTTCTGCTCGGAGCTATCTAGTCCTTGGGTAAAACGTGCAGGCGGAACAAAGGGGGAGGCTCTAACCTGATCGGATTTCCCCCGGCTTCTCGCCGGCCGGAGCTCCTCGGGGGGTGAGGAAGCCTCCGAGCAGTTCTTGTTCTTCTCCCCAGCGGCGGACGCGCGGCTTGAGCGAGAGGTGGAAGGGGCAACCCGGCCCAATACGCAACAGCGAGCACGGTGGGCCGAAAAATATGGAATTATTTCGTGTTTTGGCCCTTTTCATTGGGAAATAATTCCCCTCCACCGACCGATTCTCTACTAGCGCCCACCATGGCTGTGTCCGTCAAATGAGCTTTTAATCAACGGTCAGGAGCTAACCCCTCTGTGTCGACGTCTGCAACTGGTTCATTGTTCCAGAAAAGAGTTTTGCAACTAGCCCTTATTGTAAAGGGTCAGGGGCTAGATCCCGCATCGGCCGGGACCAGGGAGGGCATTTTTTTTTTCTGCAACATGATTAATGTTGCAAAAAAAGATCCGCAATAcaagctactccctcctttccggtttatagggctcatctcaaaattttcagattcccattatattaggctcattttgagtctaattgagttaaagtgctttgagtctcacgccatatttaatgcatagagtttagagaaaggaGATGAATGGCTATGCATACATCATTTTCTACATCCACTATCCAAGTCCAATgagaaggaggatgctacatttattgtcTTGGAAATtaaatatgtgagaaatatttaatTGGGTAGTTAAAACTAGTGTCATTCAATCACAATTCACCTTgattgatgagatttcagatttgagccatataaaccggaaaggagggagtatgttGCAAAAACATTCCACACTACAACCTATGCTGTAAAAAAAGTAACATAAGCTTTGTTGCAAAAAAGTAATAAAACATATGTTGCAAAGTAAAGAAAGACGTTTGCATCATCGATTATATCACATCCGGCGGCTTACGAGGCGGCGGATTTTTAGATCCGTCGACCGACGCATAACAGTCCCTTTTCATTTTATATATTATAAATTAATAGTTTTTCAACGGAGGAGCCGTGTGAAATCTTGGTCTCTCATGGATGCGGTTAATCTGAGCTCGAGCTCATGATAGCTTGGGATGAATAgtaaaaattttaaaaaattataATTGTTTTGTTACAAACATTGTCAAATGTTTTGATTGCTTGCAAAGTTCTATCATTGAATGACATTCATAGAAGTCTTGATAGAAAAACTATTGTTTCTTTAGCATCAATCTTGTTGTTCATTGATTTTGGAGCATTGATTTTGTGGTGGGCTGGCTCCACCACAAAAAAATTAACCATCTAAACTACACTTAGTTCCTAATGGCAATAGGTCGGTATACGTTTTTTGTAAGGATGGGCTTAGTAGCCTAGAGTCTTATAAAATAAGTTGAATGACCCGGTGGCGGAGCTAGCAGAGAACTCCAGGGGGTTAGAGTAGGACATATGATTGTTTGGAGGGGATAATGACTACTTTTTCCTTTCAGTTTTAGTCCCTAAAAAGGTAATCTTCAGAGGGTGTTTGGTAGTTTATGGGAAAGGGACTGAGAATTTGTGAGATGGAGTTGGCTGAGGGATTTACTTGGATAGTGGACTATTTAGTCCCAATTTGGTATGGGCTGGGAATCATTTCTGGGAATAgttctcatgaacaaagaaagGAAGGGTATGTTACGAGAGATGTGCTCCATTTGACATAGATTAGGAAGTAGTTAACTTTGGCCGGTTTGTTTGGAGGAGAAATTATGCCGCCACATGCATTTAGCTAGTTTGTTcatagtttttttcttttcttttgctcctGGAGGTGGGCCACAAAATCAGTAATAATACGTTTTTAGATCTCAGCTCCCATTCCTTAGTTGAATTACCAGGGTCCTCCAGGTAGAGATCGATGGGAGTTTGGCACTCATAATTCCCCTTCCCTTTCCCCTTCCCTCGTTAATTCCCAAGTCCGTGAACCAATCAACAAAATTTTTAGTCTCACTAATCTTAAACTCCCATTCCCTACCTCCAACTCCCCCAGCCAAACACATTGTCAATGTTTTTCATAATTGGTTCACTGTTTTAAATTATTTGTAGTGGTACCACCGTACTAGTGAACATGCAATCTCAAGAAAAATATTTAAGTGGTACAGTGAACCCAAGGAATATCAAGCCACTGAAGAATTTAAAGCCAGATTTCATaagtaaggccctgtttggaaccataatagattatgataatctggattatgaaaatagattatataatctggtttatgaaaataatttaggtggacatgtttggaggcagattatataaactgtaatccatgttttacattgcataatgacatgtATGCCCTCTGTTTTTCTTAgaagaggagggtggcggtggtaggaatgtaattatctccaactttacaagggtaatgggtcattagcaattcataatctgattttagctggtgtagagtagattatgagtttttaataatctgtccatctagtttttataatctacaccgtaatttgtcctgtttggagacataatagattataaaaaacggattatataatctgggtggttccaaacagggcctaagttaTTGTTTTGGATAAGCAAGTTTTATATACCTAGACCATCAATTTGACCTCGTGCAAGTTTCCTCCTTCATCCATTTGGATAAGAAAAATATAAGTAAGAATTTCATCCATTTGGATAAGAAAAAATATAAGTAAGAAAATTTTCTGGTTTGCAAACCTTTTCCTAAACGATAAGACATTTTGAACCGGTGCAAGTTTTCCCGTTTGTCTAGAAAAAGGCATGGTGAATGGCGTCAAGAAGGTTCGATGTACCTttgtacactactggaattcagaattttgtcgtctgtttggcctttgtcgtctgttgacacatggcaaaggtactctttgccgtcagctgacacagtgctgacggcaaagaggtggctaatAGCAAAACTTTATTTTGCCGTCGaccatctctttgccgtccgctggcggacggTAAAGAAGCCATGCGCGGATGGCAAAGggagggcggacgacaaaggcccccccaaagggccaaaaccccaccccacccacccctcacctttgccgtctacctgggggcctttgccgtccgcctgggagcgcggcggacgacaaaggtgaTGGCCCACCAACCCAGCCCCACCCGATCGATGCCCCTCCCGGGACCTTTGCCGTTTGTCTGgggggcctttgtcgtctgcatgggagcgcggcggacggcaaaggcccaccAAATACACTCACGCCCGCCCCCCTTCAACCGACGCTTCCCGCCCACCCATGCTCGAATCCCCCACCGCGCGaggcgccgcctgccccgcgccgcccctcctccctgcgccgcccctcctccctgccctgcgcTGCCCCTCCTCCCTGTGCCGCccatcctccctgcgccgcccctcccctggcgcctcccccacccggtgccgccaccaccctgcaccgCCCCTCCCCGCCACCactctgcgccgcccctcctccctgcgtcgcccctcctccctgcaccgctcctcctccctaggtaaatttgtttttgttttttttgttttttctcttttgtcatttttaggttcatggtaattagttcatggtaattagtttgtggtaattagtttgttaggttatactgtatatgccaatcgtttatggtaaaattaatgacacgaggatgataacattagttgtcaagcatgatgtgtttttttggttttgtttctatttaatggTATTTTTAGTTTGAAAACGTCGATGTGTTCTATGTCACACATGTGACACTTAttatttacaaaaaatatttttttctcacaGTACCTCTTCATCGGAAAGGCTAaaaaaacaatatattttttgactcgggagtactgatgatgtgtttcaagaaaaaagtggtgtcattagaaaagaaaaaggtttagggttgagcacataattctatcttcgaagatcgaccTGGTACCCTCCCCAAAAAAAAGATCGACCCGGTCTagctgattcatgagcacagcgacgtgggaagcactatgttgtggtgtgtgtgcttccacgggacaaaacaatgaaattttgaaacatggacgcggcgccggaccacgcgttggcggcggcggccgtgctctccccgagcgggccagtcaggtagctgatgaggttggaggagatgccgtagtacgcgaaccccgaccccccgacccccgacccccgacgccactcaccctcgacccccgtcgccactgacccccaactcccaagccccgacacctcttcggcctcttgttgaccgaaaagaccccaacccccgacgccagtgaccctcgacccccgacgacactgacccacatagttatgaattAGGTcgcatagttatgttaattataaagacATCGTATTTgtattgatcgtgtgaatttcaatgtgcagttgttcgacgacctccatgtgcgttggacgagctccgcccttgcgtttgttggtgagcacaaatgacttctcctcctacctccttaatttgctctgtcccggtctttgtgccgatgaaacttgctagctataggtttcttcaatcatgagtatgcgtgaccagtatgcgtctcccattcgaaagggcgacatctataaatatgcatttctttgcatatttataaccgccatcctttcgaatggtccaacattatccatggacagcccgagtatgtgtagattgggttcgttttcccgtatgatgtgctctggatccgatgcagaattctgtcagtgcctccctgttgttctccgggtacacatcctctctgcttattgccgagacgtgtatcaggagaacaacggggaggtgttgccgaaattctgcgtcacatctggagtagagcatgggaaaacgaacccaatctacacatactcgggtaggattaggacctatctttacctattagcatgtaggttgcatggacgtaataaaactgacaaacttgattagcgtatgaatatagatgatgaattatatatttatttcttgtgcccccataggtagctaggcaacatgagtgatcatgcttggatgtacactggtcaccctggtcagaaagacatgacccatgaatggttaacaaaaactagggggtttgtgagagccgcatttgcaaatggccagcaaaaagcatggtgcccctgtcccaactgcgacaactggaaaaagcagacagagtttgaaatgggtaaacacctgcacaagtggggttttacgcctaattatacggtgtggacttttcatggtgagtctgaccaacgtgccagagctgaggtgattcgtcgttgcaccgacgagcatggtaccgggattgaagacatgttgcaagactttgatgatgctcgggattcggacgatgagatggtggaatctgcaaaggcctactatgaaatgttggagtcttcaaaacgtcctctccacgagcagactgagctttgtcagctggatgccatcgcacaagtaatggctctgaaggctcaattcaacctaggcaaagaatgctacgacgcgatgatgacgatatttggacgctttctatccaaaggccatgtactgcctgcaaacctgtaccagtcagagaaaatcctccgtgtacttaagatgccctatgagaagatacatgcctgtgagaatggatgtgccttatttaggcttgagtatgcggcgttGAACTATTGCccaatttgcaattcttccaggtatattgtggtagacaacggtatgggtgagaagaatcagaccaaaatccccattagtgttcttcggtatcttccaatcgtaccaagacttcaacgtcttttcatggtcgaagagaaggccagacagatgacatggcacaaattgggaaaaagaaccgaactagatgtggatgggatcaagatgttggtacacacttcagatggttttgtgtggaggaacttcgatgcattacataaggataaatcgaaagatccaaggcaacctagagttgccatcagcacggatgggttcaatgtgtatggtatgacgacagcacaatacagttgttggcctgtatttgtcattccactaaattttccacccggagagattatgaaaagaaagaacattttcctgacgttgataattccagggcccaactatccggggaagaatatgaatgtgtacatgcaaccgcttaaggatgagttgcaagaagcctgggataatgggatcaagacctacgacgcggccaccaaaacaaatttcaaaatgcatgtgtggtacatgtactcgacgcatgattatccggcgtttgcgctattcgctggctggtgtgtgcatggaaggttcccgtgcaccacatgcaaggcagctcttcagttccgttggctgcaggctggtcgcaagtattcttgcttcgacatgcatagacaattcctggatcctgaccataagttcagaaaagacaagaagaatttcatcaaaggtagagttttcaaaaacactgcaccagctgtgttgacaggccaacagacccttgatcagttaaacgctctcgagcctgatcctttgcgtccaggatacttcaaagggtataatacgaaacacgtctggactcacaagtcatgcttatgggatctgccttacttcaaagacctcctttgcccacacaacatcgacgtgatgcacattgaaaagaatattgcggaggccatttttggtacattgttcggcatagaggggaagtcaaaagataatcctaaggctagaatcgacctggaggctctatgtgatagaccgttgcaaaacttgcgacaacggaaaggaaagcaaaagcatagcgaagctaaaggcatggttcaatcttgaaacgccatctatgagggaaatgctattgtgggtgaaaatgcggttgatgttccccggtgggtatgctgcgaatctaaagaggggaacgagtcttgagaaattgaaaatatttggtctcaagagtcatgattggcacatatggattgagcgggtaatgccggtgatgttgtgtggctttatccctgatgatgaatggctagtactggcagagctgagctatttcttccgttctctttgtgcgaaagaactatcgcctggcgtgctagatgaaatggaagagttggcgccggagttgatctgcaaattagaaaagatatttccactgggcttctttaatccaatgcaacatttgattttgcatttcccgaccgaggcaagaatggggggggcgttcaaaatcgatggtgctactcaactgagagtatgcagaagacgcttcgagctaagtgtaaaaataaacgtagaattgaagcatcgacggtcgaggcattcattacagaggaggcggcaaacttcatgacagcacactacgaagccaaaaatcatcatttgcataacccgaagcctcggtacaatgatggcgatccaaaaaaagtttgatccaacctcagcctattcaaaggtaagctcgcaccatccggtgcttcgaaagggaaatcgttggatgtcgaagaatggcggaccatttcattgtatatcttcaccaacctaacagaagtgcggccgtacatcgagtaagttctcggtaatttattgttctgcaacttctaattgctttgatctactcttattcccggatatttgatatagtcaatacgtcgccgaattctcagatggagtggtcatcgaaaaggattccgtcgaagagtatgagcttctcgcaaagcatggaggcgactatcccggtttcatctcttg
This window encodes:
- the LOC123427349 gene encoding uncharacterized protein LOC123427349, which gives rise to MASLLCSQIKLNRAYVRRQVHENRLTRLPRSLHWSPLQSGHFKNIALRCTKNLPWEASLPYASAEDDASIIMGTNVVEAIDTEEAPEIPILQSDQDVVDVQNEPSRQLATFKLPMWLLGPSVLLVTGIVPTLWLPLPSVFLGPNIAGLLSLVGLDCIFNMGAMLFFLMADACGRPENNSFDLTRQIPTSYRMWNLIASILGFVAPLALLFASHRGALQPHLPFIPFLVLLGPYLLLLAVQMLTETLTWHWKSPVWLVAPVVYEGYRVLQLMRGLQLAGEIAAPGWMVQSLRGLVTWWVLVLGIQLMRVAWFAGLNFASNPSYGSSDDVNK